GATTTGTGAAATTGATTCTAAGTCAGCATTTCTTTGAAAATAAGTAGAATCAAGGCTTAATACAAATAAGCATAATAGCAAACTAATGTTTTTCATAATTCGACTGATTGCCTTTAAAAAGAGACTTTTAATATTTTGAAATGGATTTACAATAAGCTTGCCTGACCAAAACAAATTTCTCTTTTTGCCAGAAAACCTATTGATAATAGAAAATTATGGTTTCAATCTGTTTTCGAATATTAAAAAATTTTTAATTCACAATCAATCATTTAGATTTAGATAACAGAATTGGAAAACCCAATTACCTTTCAAAATTGAAGAGTCAAATTAAAAAAGTATACAGAAAAAAATCAATTTACCTTTTCATTGCGAAATGATGAAGCATATACTACTAATTGTTTGCCTATTGCTATTTGTGGGTATGTCAATCCAAGTTGAAGCTCAGAAACCCAAAATAATTGTATCTACCGACATCGGAGGAAGTGATCCTGACGATTTTCAGTCAATGGTGCACTTGCTGGTCTATGCGGATAAATTTGAAATTTTGGGTTTGATCAGTTCCCCACCACATAATGGCCGGGTAGAGCATATTTTTGAAGCCATTGATGCCTATGAAAATGACTTCCCCAAACTACAAGGTCAAAGTACAGCTTTTCCTGAACCGGATTACCTCAGAAAAATCAGCAAACAAGGAGCAATTGATCCGCAATCTTCAGAAATTCCCGAAAGCCTAAGTGAAGGTGCTGCATTTATTATTTCCCAAATACGGGCGAATCCGGATTATCCGGTTTACGTTTTGGTTTGGGGATCTATCACAGATGTGGCCCAAGCGGTACATCATGACCCAGACATCAAAAAGAATTTAAGGGTTTATTCGATAGGAAGTTGGAATACAGATCAGGATCCGAAATCAAGAGATTACCTTTTCAAAAACCATAAAGATCTGTGGTGGATAGAAAACAACACTACCTTTCGCGGTATGTATATGGGCGGTGAGCAATCAGGGGAATATGGGAATATTTCATTTGTTGAAAAAAACATCAAAGAGCATGGCTTCCTTGGTAAACTATTTTGGGAGCAAAAGAAAGACATCAAAATGGGTGATACTCCTTCTGTGCTTTATTTTCTCCAAGGTAATCCTGAAAATCCCGAGTCAGCAAGTTGGGGAGGCTCTTTTGTAAAGACCGGACATGGTCCCAACTATTGGACAGACAATCCTGATCTGTCACTTGTAGAAAACAACAGGCCTGGTGCAAAAACAGTCAACCAATGGAGAAAAGAATTTCTGGAAGACTGGGCTAAAAGAATGAAATGGTTGAAATAGATGGAGTACTGAAGTCAGAATTTTAAAAGTCAGAAAAAGTTGCCAGCATTCGGAAAACCCAATATTTTTAAAATTCTGGTTGTTATCTTTTTTTATTTCGTTGTTTGATTCCAAAAATAAATAAAAATGCCTTCGGGTTCAGTTTCTATTTAATTGATAAAGATATCTCTCCCTTTTTAAAACCTTCCTTTACCAATCTGCTCATTCAAATAATCCTTCAACTCCTCCCCTTCCAAAATCTTGATTTCACCGGGCAATCCAAGAATAAATCTGGCCAAACCGGGAAGTTGGGGAATCTTACCTTCGAAGAAATATTGGTTCCGGTTTTTGATATACGTAAGGGGTTTGGCATCAGGATATTCTTCCATCATCAACTGATAGGCTTTTTTGCTGAGCTTGAGGTGCACATAAAATTGATTTTTCCCTGAAAATCCAAACAATCCCTGTTCAAGTGGCTGGTGTAGAGATTGAAACTTAAATGGCTTCGAGGTCAATAAAACCTCCCCTATTCTTTCAATCTTGAACATTTTCATCTCTTTGCTTTCTACTTCCAAGGCATAGATGGAGTCAAAGTTTTTATTGAAGGCGACAGGTTCCACCAGCCTATCCATTGTAGAATCGGAACTCAAGGAGTAATACTCGCTCAAGATCACTTGGTTTTTATCTTTAATTGCTCTTGACAATTGATCAACAAATATCCCAAGATTAGCATTGAACAATTGATTGACACTATGCCTGAAATCAGAACGGATATTGATTTTTTGTAAAATGGAATCTTTAAGGAGGTTTTTCTTGCTGCTTTTCTGAATA
This window of the Aquiflexum balticum DSM 16537 genome carries:
- a CDS encoding DUF1593 domain-containing protein; this translates as MSIQVEAQKPKIIVSTDIGGSDPDDFQSMVHLLVYADKFEILGLISSPPHNGRVEHIFEAIDAYENDFPKLQGQSTAFPEPDYLRKISKQGAIDPQSSEIPESLSEGAAFIISQIRANPDYPVYVLVWGSITDVAQAVHHDPDIKKNLRVYSIGSWNTDQDPKSRDYLFKNHKDLWWIENNTTFRGMYMGGEQSGEYGNISFVEKNIKEHGFLGKLFWEQKKDIKMGDTPSVLYFLQGNPENPESASWGGSFVKTGHGPNYWTDNPDLSLVENNRPGAKTVNQWRKEFLEDWAKRMKWLK
- a CDS encoding helix-turn-helix transcriptional regulator — translated: MASSNTIEQQKILRVFKLINLLRGNMGKPVHRLAEFLQTDPRTIYRYFKLLEALGFEIEKKHSKFRIIDRVESPIEYAYGTFNEEEIELMNELIQKSSKKNLLKDSILQKINIRSDFRHSVNQLFNANLGIFVDQLSRAIKDKNQVILSEYYSLSSDSTMDRLVEPVAFNKNFDSIYALEVESKEMKMFKIERIGEVLLTSKPFKFQSLHQPLEQGLFGFSGKNQFYVHLKLSKKAYQLMMEEYPDAKPLTYIKNRNQYFFEGKIPQLPGLARFILGLPGEIKILEGEELKDYLNEQIGKGRF